One stretch of Gopherus flavomarginatus isolate rGopFla2 chromosome 2, rGopFla2.mat.asm, whole genome shotgun sequence DNA includes these proteins:
- the LOC127045412 gene encoding gamma-glutamyl hydrolase-like yields the protein MLSYPGLRSSLGLLLLLCCNSLALVVMQNNLRNSNERPIIGILAQKTRSKTFRKYGRSYIAASYVKFVESAGARVVPIRLYRSEKEYDKLFQSINGVLFPGGSASLSTSQYARVARIFYKKALKANDKIDYFPVWGTCLGHQALTNLTSGKNLLVRTKTENISLPLTFTTAAKDSRMFQNFPDDLLQKLATEPLTAHFHKWSLSMKDFRKNEKLRNFCKVLTTNTDGKIEFASTMEAYKYPIYGVQWHPEKNPFEWKNVSGIPHSPSAVKVTYYLADFLVNEARKSLHHFPSKDEETKALIYNYAPVFSSAFSIYQQIYFFA from the exons ATGCTGAGCTACCCAGGGCTACGGTCCTCATTGGGCCTTCTACTCCTGCTCTGCTGCAATTCTCTGGCCTTGGTTGTGATGCAGAACAACCTGAGGAACAGCAACGAGAGACCCATCATTG GGATATTGGCACAGAAAACTCGCTCTAAAACATTTCGTAAGTATGGAAGATCCTACATTGCTGCTTCATATGTGAAGTTTGTAGAATCTGCTGGTGCACGAGTTGTGCCAATAAG ACTATATCGTTCAGAAAAAGAGTATGACAAACTTTTCCAGTCTATTAATGG GGTACTTTTCCCAGGAGGTAGTGCTAGTCTTTCGACTTCACAATATGCTAGGGTTGCTAGGATATTTTACAAGAAGGCACTAAAG GCTAATGACAAAATAGACTATTTTCCTGTCTGGGGAACATGCCTGGGACATCAAGCGCTTACCAACTTAACCAGTGGGAAGAACTTACTGGTTAGAACGAAAACTGAGAATATTTCGCTCCCATTGACGTTTACCACAG CTGCAAAAGACAGCAGGATGTTCCAGAATTTTCCAGATGACTTATTGCAAAAACTTGCCACTGAGCCTTTGACGGCACACTTTCACAAGTGGAGTCTCTCCATGAAG gatttcagaaagaatgagaaaCTACGCAACTTCTGTAAGGTTCTGACAACTAACACAGATGGAAAGATAGAGTTTGCATCCACAATGGAAG CATATAAGTACCCTATTTATGGGGTCCAGTGGCATccagaaaaaaatccttttgaatGGAAGAACGTCTCAGGCATACCACATTCCCCGTCAGCTGTGAAAGTAACATATTACTTAGCAGACTTCTTAGTTAATGAAG CCCGGAAGAGCCTGCACCATTTTCCCAGTAAGGATGAAGAGACTAAAGCATTGATTTATAATTATGCCCCTGTTTTTAGTAGTGCATTTTCTATATATCAGCAAATCTATTTTTTTGCTTGA